In Dioscorea cayenensis subsp. rotundata cultivar TDr96_F1 chromosome 13, TDr96_F1_v2_PseudoChromosome.rev07_lg8_w22 25.fasta, whole genome shotgun sequence, the sequence CTAGGTATTTGTCTGATCCTCATAAAGGGCGATCTCAGACTGGATAcatgttttcttacaatggGACAGCTATCTCATGGTGTTCCataaaacaaactcttacagctacttcatcaaatcatgctgaaatactagctctccatgaagcaagtcgtgaatgccaatggttacgatctatgattgggcatatacagtcatcatgcaaattaccatcattaacaacaaatgctacagtaatttatgaagacaacagtgcttgtatttctcaaatacaaggaggttatattaaaggtggCAGAACGaagcatatatcaccaaaatttttctacactcatgatctccagAATAAAGGCggtatagaagttcaaaagattcaatccagtGAGAATCAAGcagatctattcacaaaatcacttactaagtgcattcaccaaagacttatacacaaaatcgggatgagaagacttaaggatgtaagtacttctgatataagttaaaggttatttatttgagggggagACTGCACTCTTTTTCTCTTCGCCAAGGTtttttgtcccaatgggtttttccgaggtaaggtttttaatgaggcagtaaTCCTCGAATATaccaaggatagtgtactcttttcccttagctaggtttttatTCCATTGGGTTTTTCCTAGCAAGATTTTAACGAGACATCTCCTTTGGTCGTAGGCATCCAAGGGggtgttataaataaatattataatggatgtcTACTGCagcaaaatcattgtagcaaccGGCATTACTATAGCAACTTCTAGATGGCACTGCAGCACccgcaacactgtagcagccgccATGTGGAACTGTAGCAGATGCCAATAttgttactattccaccaatcagggtattttggaccgtcggatcaaatcgatcctggacgttcattcaactcttgtaaccctataaatacccccctCATTTGTATAATTCGGagatagagaagagaaagaaaagagagagaaataaaagaagaagaagaagaagaagtcaatTTTAcagggtttttgggtttttagtaaatattctggctctctattcttattactctctttatatttataaaatattcttaatagttttaattaaatataaatataaaaatgtgtACTATAATTGCtaagaatttgaaaaaaataataatataaaagtataacaaataaatatatatttttttaatttatagataccaacaaaaaaaaagtaacccttaacaaattcaatgttttttaatatcatataataaatCAGTATGATTTATAAACATAAAGATATATGAATGAGGGTAAATCATAAGcatatatttgatgattttataaaaaaaccatagtgtaaaatataaactcagatttaattgattctaataACCTGATTCGGTTCTTAAAAGTTTagtattaattgatatttaattaaattatacattCAAATATTGATgtgttatatgtatttatggaaTTAAGAggagtataaatttttttatttttttgaaatataggaAATTACAaaagtttattataaaataaatttacatatgtttattttaacatttaaatcCAAGACCTCACCTTTGCTTGAAAAACAACTAGTCACCTTAACTATGGTAGGttacaaacatttaaaaatctagaaaatttaaaataatatttattatttataagccCGAGTTGACTCAACCTGGTGATCTGGGTGGGTCCAGTTGCACCGGGTCTAATTAGCTGGGTTTCAAAACATTGGTTTTACTTTTACATTAGTCATGAACATTGACGATTATcccaattattttattttatttttttatgaatgagGAGAAGCACCACCCCAAGAAGGGGGGTGTTAGAGGGACATGCAAGCATAGTGGTGAGCTAGTTATGGTAGCTTAATAATGACTAACACATGAGACAATTAGACCTTACCATGTGCGtccaaaatgatatattaatgACTTCAACTCCATAATGGTAAATCCCCTGTCTTGCAATCCAAGAGGGATGGAGAATACAACTCCTCCCACATGGGGCCCGATAAAACATTTATGAACAATCcaatacaatatttatttagtatatCTATAATATATTTACGCAATGCTATACAATATTGTAGCATAAGGGATTAGACCTTACACCACTTATCCACTACTCATGGTGACTTCCACTGTACCATCTAGCGGTTGTCTTTCCCAATCATTagtatgtgatttttttttttaaatgcaaacTAATTTTTTCACCCTATAGAATAGATGTTAAACATTGAATACAACTTATTTGGGTTCTTAACGGGTCGGGTGTCGAAAACTTACTGGATCCGACCCGAACTATGTCCCTCCACCGCCTATAAAGCTCTCGTCCCAACGGTAATCTCATCGTTTCATTCGAAAAGGCGATGAAGGCCAAACCCATCGTACAGCTCCTCCTCTCCATCATCGTTCTCCTCTTCGCTGTCGCCGGAGACTCCTTCGCCTTCCCCGAAGAGCTCTCGCCGATAGCTAAGCTCCGGCTTCCCTCCGGCCAGTCGGTGGCGAACTCTCCCGGCGCATCGTCGGGTTCCATTGTCGCCTGCAATCGCGTCCACTTCCGCGGTTTACCACGGCTTCAAAACCTTAGAAAATTCGCCCACTCCCGGAAAATCAGAGTCTCGGTCGATCAGGGGGATGGTTTCCTTCATCCTCTGACCGTCGAGGTCTGCCTCCATAGGTAATGGATCAAACCCTAGCTGATTGTGAgtgtttttcctttctttgatgTTAATCTTGTCTTGTTCTATTAGGAATTCGTCGATTGGGCTTTGCATGTGCTCTGATTCTCAGTGGCAGAGGCTCTACAAAGGTTCTTGGATGCATTCTATATCGCCTTATGGAGACGTGATTTTGGACATTCGAAGGTCGATTAATTTCGCGAGTCCCATTGAGGTTTATAATGATGAAGGtggattttcttaaaatttgatTGTTGGGATGAATTCATTGTTGGTGTTTGTTGTATttcttgaatttaaaatttgttattcTTTCCCAGAGTTCTTGTTTCATCGTGTGGTCTTTCTGGTCGTGGGAATGGTTTTGATGTTGCTGTCGAGGGTTCTCAGTGAGTCGTTAGTGTTCTATTATGGTAGTGCCATGACTATTGGTATTATTCTTGTTATTCTGATGATCCTTTTCCAGGTAATGCTTTCCTTTCTCATTTTCTTAGACTGTTGTATCAGCTTATGTTCTCTGTGTTGGGGAAATTGATATGTTTCATTAAACTTTGATTAAGGTCTTATGTTCTATGGCTACATCTCATTATGCTTTGATTAAGATCCTATGACCTATGGCTACATCTCAGTATGGTTTAATTGAGATCTTATGTTCCATGGCTACATCTCATTATGCTCTGATTAAGATCTTGTGTTCTATGACTAAATCTTATTATGCTTTGATTATGACCTTATGATTTATGGCTACATTGTGCATCTTGAAATGAGGACACCTTTTGTAAATACATGTTTGCTTTAGGATTTAGAGTCCTTTGTTGGTTAGGGTGCTATTGGATGTCATCGGGTATATCAGAGGAGTTGTAGTggatgaaatgaaacaaaatctcatgccattgtttttgttgttgttgtttgttacTACTTTAAAATTGAAATGAGAATATTCTTGAGTTTCTTAAAATTGTTTTTCCAATTGATTGCTCTGAGTCAGTCTTTCTCTCATGGATATCTACTTGGaaaaatgttatttgttttCTGTTTAACCATTTAGTTTTAACTTGTGAAGTACTCAGTTGCACACAAAATCTCACTTGTCTTTTGTAGTTTCAGTTGTATTTTATGGTGATGGTTGTAGTGGTAAAGATTACATATCTTTCACATGTTGTGGGTCTTTGTGTGAATACCTGACTTCTATGCCAAATGAATTTTAACATTATACTCATTTCCTGACTTTCATTGGGAAAATCAGGAAATTAACCCCTTCAATTAACTGCATCTCTTGTTGTTTATTTGCTTGCAGGGCATGAAGTTGCTGCCAACAGGCCGAAAAAGTTCACTAGCGATatttatgtattcatcaattgtAAGCAtcaatttttgagtaaatttcCAAGCTTTTCATGTTGTGTCTTATATTTCCTCTCAATgatgaattacttatttatataaataggtTGGCGCAGCCACTGTTATTCTACATTATGTTTCTGGATTATTACGCGCAGTCCTTATAGAGATTGGCATTGGTGAAGACATGCACAATCCTGTATGTAAGTTATCTTTACAGAGTTCTGACTACATTTACATTGTGTGGTAATGGCATGGATGTTCAACTTTTGTCTTGTTGGTTAGGTTTGTTTGCGCATGGAACTTCAATTAGTGATCtgttgaaaacaaagaaaattttctaCCCTAATAAGGCTGCACTGCTTTATGTATTTGTTCTACTATTTTGAGATTCTAAATCCCTTCTATGATTACCATTTGTCTTGTTTTAATGGGTTAGAACTTTAAAagcaatataaaatttttgattaatGAATCAGTGTATTGTTTCTAAGTTCAAAAAACTTAAGGCTTAGTAAAATTTTCAGAGAGGTTAGCTTGATTTGCTTCAAGTATGTGAATTTTTGAGTAATCAGAAgcaaaaaaacctttttttgagctcatatgtatatatatatatatatgtcatttatAACTTTGTTGTTCGCCTACATTTATATCTTGTGCTTACTGGAGTGAATGAGCTAATATAGCCTTTCAGGTGGCTTCGTGTGGTGAAGAGTCTCCATGACCCTTCTTaatcttaaattcttttgaagCATTAAGTGCTGGATTTCTTTTGTAAACCCTTGACTGAATATAGGTTTGGTTCAGTTTTTCAAGTATCAACAGGTTCGGTTTAGGTCTGCTTTTCCTATTCACTGGTTTTTCTATCGTTTGTGCTGTGAACTTGCGTGTCAGTTCAGTAAATGCAGGTTTTAATTTAACATGGCTGGAAAAAGAGAAGGGAAAATGACTTGGAggtcttttttaatttttaaaaggactttcaaatccctagagctttatctATGCCCGACAACTCTTTGCTATttcaaacttagtcttcaagcatctcttttttaataaaattaccaatttacctttttaaattttttttttcatcgtCTTTGGTGAGCTCTACGCGGTTGTTTGGTCACATCGACCTTGTAGTGGCTGGGGGAGCTTGCGTGAAACTAGGGTGAGCTTGTCCTACCGGCCTTGGGGAAGCTTGTTCCAGGCCCGACCAACTTGCATGGCCATAGCTTGCTTGCACGTGGTAGCTACTTGGGGTCAGGTTGAGCTTACCTTGCCTTAGTGAGTCGGCATGACCAGATTGGGCTCTCCTAATGGTGGGGCAGGCTTGCCCTAGCTTCATCCTGAGAGCTACATGGGGCGGGCAAGTTTGTTGGCTAGTAAGAGACATGGAGTGAAAATGTGAAGCTAAAGGGTCAGAGTAGTAATTttgaaagttattattattttttaaaagggggttaaacaaattaatttaacatCTAATGGGTTTTTAAATACATGTAGAAAAGGAGGACCTTTGGTTAAATAAACCATATGGAAGGACTTCATGGTCCGTTACTGAAAAGGAATGACAAACTACCATTGACGCAATTTATGTCAATGTGGAATTTGTCTCCTCTTGGAATCAAAACATATTGATGAGTTAGATGATGGGTGATATCAATAATGTCACGTAGATAGAGATAGGACTAGTTCTTTTCGGACTGGCTTTCTCTATTTCCTATTAAACTCAGGTCCATCGATTTGGGTGGGTTGGACTTCCTGTCAACAAAGAAAAGAACTgacaatggttttttttctcGTATTTGGGATTTGGGATTTGAGTGTAGGGTTAGATAGAtgatgtattatataaataacacaCTAATTTTATGGTTTAGCGTgcaatcatattttatttttaaatgatatatgtttggatttattatttttttcgtgtcttatatttttttaaggtcaacctattttatttttctatttgtgttatgtATTatcaaattgattaatttataacttcTAAGGTGCAGATATGTGTCTATTGTAGGGTCTCCTCTTGAAATCACTTGCTTTTTAAGAGAAGCCGGATTCTACCATGCGGCTCAAATTCTTAAATTCCAAATTGATGTTGCTCTGGTGAGTgcattagtggagagatggCGGACGAAAACACATGTTCCACCTTACATGCGGTGAAACAACAATAACGTTGGAAGATGCGGCACTGTTATTGAGCTTACCCATTAACGATCACGAAGTCATTGGGTAGACTTTCGGCTTAAGAAGTGTTTTTTGTGTGGAGTTGCTCGAAATGGTCCTACTTGCGGAGCAAAGGAAAGGTTAGAGTATAACACTAACGTGGCTTGAGGAAATATTTTGCATGTTGTCATACGATGTAGGTCAACGAGAGATAGAATGTTATGCACGTGCCTATATCCTAAGCCTTATCTGTTGCGTCCTCAAACAGAATGTCCCAGAACAGGGTTCATATGAAATGGTTATCACTTTTGAGGGATTTTACAGAAAATGGAAGATATAGTTGGGGTTCAGCATGTATAGTAACCCTGTATAAGCCTTTATGTCGTGCATCCAACAAGGATATGAAGAATATTAGTGGATTGATGATATTAATTCAATCATGGGCATGGTATAGGATTTCAAATATATCCCCTCGAACTTGTGTTATCGTCCATATGCGCAtgtattatcaatttttttaacattactTGTTGCATTTCTAAGCGATACAGTAACTGGCTGTATACCTTCACATTGTGCTTGCTATTGTCATCCACTTCAATGTGTGCCCACCTAAAAAATGAGGATGATTTACAATTCAATTTATTATAATCGAGTTAAAATGCagcatcaatttaatttattctcACCTACGGGCCAGAGTAAAGGATATGACAAAACGGGTTCGAGGGGATATATTTGAAATCCTGTACCATGTCCATGGTTGAAGTAATATCATCAATCCactgatatttttcatatccttGTTAGATGCACGGCATAAAAACCTATACAGGGTTGCTATACGTGCTGAAACCCAACTGTATCTTCCGCTTTCTGTAAAATCCCTCTAAAGTGGTAACCGTTTCAAATGAACCTTGTTCTGGGACATTCGATTTGAGGACGCAACCGATAAGCCTTAAGATATAGGCACGTGCATGGCATTCTATCTCTTGTTGACCTGCATCGTATAACAACATATCAGGTGTTTCCTCAAGCCACGTTAGTGTTATACTCTGAACTTCCCTTTGTTCCGCTAGTGGGACCACTCCGAGCAACTCTGCATAGAGAGCACTTCCTAAGCCGGAAGTTTGCCCAATGACTTCGCGGTTGTTAGTGGGTAAGCCCAGTAATAGCGAGACATCTTCC encodes:
- the LOC120274785 gene encoding uncharacterized protein LOC120274785, with amino-acid sequence MKAKPIVQLLLSIIVLLFAVAGDSFAFPEELSPIAKLRLPSGQSVANSPGASSGSIVACNRVHFRGLPRLQNLRKFAHSRKIRVSVDQGDGFLHPLTVEVCLHRNSSIGLCMCSDSQWQRLYKGSWMHSISPYGDVILDIRRSINFASPIEVYNDEEFLFHRVVFLVVGMVLMLLSRVLSESLVFYYGSAMTIGIILVILMILFQGMKLLPTGRKSSLAIFMYSSIVGAATVILHYVSGLLRAVLIEIGIGEDMHNPLGVFLLVGLALAGAWCGYWGVRKLVLTEEGLVDTGVAYFVEWATMIFSGVMILQCSLDVPLAVETLLVAITISIMIRTKGKLRFFRRLFRKMMKNIKSRFGAPHREYFDSHDSHQSREPGSHSARSQSKHSKLASFASPAQGLAGTSQQMTPNGETYYSTFHNTPEKRRFTEEEWDKFTKDQTSKALRELVSSPDFNQWASANVEKLTLTPPGSNNHHKRRRFFLF